In Desulfovibrio aminophilus, a single genomic region encodes these proteins:
- the pilQ gene encoding type IV pilus secretin PilQ, with product MFRAAALLLCLIPLSCAEKKAPETDPGIDKYKVMAEQSQGHSVPKSASVDPDRREVVHQQKIVARPTEETERPLPSIKVSLRMHNADVVAVIQALARAARQSIVVSPKVEGAVSVNIQDMPWDQVFRGVLRSNKLAFAWEGDIIRVMTLEDMESDLQFDVLRKKRLTERLSMEKTSPLTTSVIKVKFADVKSLKESLEKFLTKDPEGKVLGSIDVDANTNSVIVQTIATDQDKFLRLVENLDRPRSQIKLRAHIVETTQDTARALGVQWGGSYAGNVSNGNKAWIVPGGSNTSATDPQKGGSKYNLGTGMSGLGYGLDFTPSIYPKQGGTGATALGLMFGKIGGNILELQLKALQDEGKLNIISSPSITTLDNQKAYTESGERVPYQTIEGTGTDQTTSVEFQDVVLRLEITPHIIDTNFLKLAVLIKKDEVDSSRNVDGNPYIIKKQTETTLIARDGETVVISGLTKQRTSKTSAGVPGLKNAPGVGWLFGSKENTETLDEYLIFITPEVLAEWRPGEVQKTFSEIERELEDKRRREAAEAENPSGARPAEVRQ from the coding sequence GTGTTCCGAGCCGCCGCGCTGCTTCTCTGCCTGATCCCGCTGTCGTGCGCCGAGAAGAAGGCCCCGGAGACCGACCCGGGCATCGACAAGTACAAGGTCATGGCCGAGCAGTCCCAGGGCCATTCCGTGCCCAAGTCCGCGAGCGTGGACCCGGACCGCCGCGAGGTGGTCCACCAGCAGAAGATAGTGGCCCGGCCCACCGAGGAGACCGAGCGCCCCCTGCCGTCGATCAAGGTCTCGCTGCGCATGCACAACGCCGACGTGGTGGCCGTGATCCAGGCCCTGGCCCGGGCCGCGCGCCAGAGCATCGTGGTCAGCCCCAAGGTCGAGGGCGCGGTCAGCGTGAACATCCAGGACATGCCCTGGGACCAGGTCTTCCGGGGCGTGCTGCGCTCCAACAAGCTGGCCTTCGCCTGGGAGGGCGACATCATCCGGGTCATGACCCTGGAGGACATGGAGTCCGACCTCCAGTTCGACGTGCTGCGCAAGAAGCGCCTCACCGAGCGCCTGTCCATGGAGAAGACCTCGCCCCTGACCACCAGCGTGATCAAGGTCAAGTTCGCGGACGTGAAGAGTCTCAAGGAGAGCCTGGAGAAATTCCTGACCAAGGACCCCGAGGGCAAGGTGCTCGGCTCCATCGACGTGGACGCCAACACCAACTCGGTCATCGTCCAGACCATCGCCACGGACCAGGACAAGTTCCTCCGGCTGGTGGAGAACCTGGACCGGCCGCGTTCCCAGATCAAGCTGCGGGCGCACATCGTGGAGACCACCCAGGACACCGCCCGGGCCCTGGGCGTGCAGTGGGGCGGTTCCTATGCCGGCAACGTGAGCAACGGCAACAAGGCCTGGATCGTCCCGGGCGGCTCGAACACCTCGGCCACGGACCCGCAGAAGGGCGGAAGCAAGTACAACCTGGGCACGGGTATGTCCGGCCTGGGCTACGGCCTGGACTTCACGCCGAGCATCTATCCGAAGCAGGGCGGCACCGGCGCCACGGCCCTGGGCCTCATGTTCGGCAAGATCGGCGGCAATATCCTGGAGCTCCAGCTCAAGGCCCTGCAGGACGAGGGCAAGCTGAACATCATCTCCAGCCCATCGATCACCACCCTGGACAACCAGAAGGCCTACACCGAGAGCGGCGAACGCGTGCCCTACCAGACCATCGAGGGCACGGGCACGGACCAGACCACCTCCGTGGAGTTCCAGGACGTGGTCCTTCGCCTGGAGATCACCCCGCACATCATCGACACGAATTTCCTCAAGCTGGCCGTGCTCATCAAGAAGGACGAGGTGGACTCCTCCCGCAACGTGGACGGCAATCCGTACATCATCAAGAAGCAGACCGAGACCACGCTCATCGCCCGCGACGGCGAGACCGTGGTCATCTCCGGCCTGACCAAGCAGCGCACGTCCAAGACCAGCGCGGGCGTGCCCGGCCTGAAGAACGCGCCCGGCGTGGGCTGGCTCTTCGGCAGCAAGGAGAACACCGAGACCCTGGACGAGTACCTCATCTTCATCACCCCCGAGGTGCTGGCCG